CCCAGGTCCCCGGTCGGGAAGGCGTCGGGGTCCCCGAACGCACGCATGGCCACGATCTCCACTGTCCACGGCCCGAGCCCCGGCATCGCCCCCAGAGCAGCCCGGGCCCGGTCCCGGTCGCAGCCCGGGCCGAGGTCGACGGTGTCGGACGCGAGGGCGACGGCCAGGGCCACGAGCGTGTCCCGCCGCCTGGCGGGGCCGAGCAGGGCGGCGCCACCGGCCTCGGCCACGGCTCCCGGCTCGGGGAAGAGATGGGTCAGACCGCCGTCGGGATCGTCGACCGGCGTTCCGTGGGCCACGACCAGGCGGCCGGCGTGGGTCCGGGCCGACGCGGTCGACACCTGCTGGCCGATCACGGCCCGGAGCGCCATCTCCGCCTCGTCGACCGTTCTCGGGACCCGGCGGCCCGGGGCCTTCCGGACCACCGCCTGCAGCGCCGGGTCGGCGCACAGCGCCTCTTCCACGGCCTCGGGATCGGCGTCGAGATCCAGGAGGCGCCGGCAGCGGGCCACGGCGGTGGTCAGGTCCCGCAGGTCGGTCAGAGCGAGGCGGCACGACACGTGATCGGGCCGGGGCCGCAGTGCCGCCACACCCGGGCCGTGGGGCAGGCGGAGCGTGCGCCGGTAGGCGCCGTCGCGCACCTCCTCGACACCGGGAACGGCGGTGGCCGCCAGGTGGCCGAAGAGGTTGTCGGGGCAGAGGGGCCGGCGGAAGGGCAGCCGGAGGTCGATGGTCTGCGGGACGGCGACATGAGAGGGGGCGGCGGGCGTGCCGGTTGGCCGCCGCGATCCGCCCCGCTGTCCGCCCCGCTGTCCATCGCGTTGTCCGTCCCGCTGTCCGCCCCGTCGGCGCAGCTCGGTCGGGGTGGTGGCGAACACGGCCCGGACGGTGTCGTTGAACTGCCTGATGCTCGAGAAGCCGGCGGCAAAGGCCACGTCGGCCATGCCCAGCCCGGACCCCTCGATCAGCACCCGGGCGGTCTGGGCCCGCTGGGCCCGGGCCACGGCAACCGGCCCCGCTCCGAGCTCGGCCTGCAGGAGCCGCTCGACCTGGCGGGTGCTGTAGCCCAGGGCGGAGGCCAGCCCCGGAACGCCCTCCCTGTCGACGGTGCCGTCGGCGATCAGGCGCATGGCCCGGGCCACCACGTCGGCCCGGCTGTCCCACTCCGGGGAGCCGGGGGCGGCGTCGGGGCGGCACCGCTTGCATGCCCGGAAGCCGGCCTGCTGGGCGGCGGCGGCCGTCGGATAGAAGCGGACGTTCGACTGCCGGGGGGTCATGGCCGGGCAGCTGGGCCGGCAGTAGATCCCGGTGCTGGTGACGGCGGTGAAGAACCAACCGTCGAAGCGGGGGTCCTTGCTCTGCACCGCCCGGTAGCACCGGTCGAAGTCCTCGATCACGGTGACCAGCCTGCCCCATCCGGCGGCCCCGATCTGGCGGTTTTCCGACAGGAGGGTCCGGGGCCCGGCCGCCCATCCGGCGTGCCGCGCTCTCCGGCCACCCGCCCCCACGCCCGGTTCCACATGTTCCGATTTCAGCGATCCGAATACTTATGCAGCGGGCCGGCCCGGCCCTCGGCCTCGGCCTCGGCCAGGCTGGTCGACGATGAGGATCCCGGCCCCGTTGGCGGCGGTCGCGCTCGTCGTGGTGACCGCCGCCTGCGGGGGCGGCTCGGCGTCGTCACCGAGGGCCGGGACCTCGACCTCCGCCTCGAGGACCACAGTGACCTCGCCTCCGCCGCAGACGGCCGCGCCCGCGACCACAACGAACCCCTGCATCGACCTCAGGACCTGGACGGACGCGCGGCTGGCCCGACAGCTGATCGCGGTGCCCTCACTGGACTTCAACCTTCCCGAGCTGCACGGCGTCCTGGCCTCAGGCGTGGGCGGCGTGCTCTTCCTGGGAACCGCCCCGGCGCCGGGCGACCTCGGCGCGATCGTGGGCCGGGCCAATGCCACGTCCCCGGCCGGGGTCGGCCTCCTGCTCATGGCCGACGAGGAGGGCGGGGGCATTCAGCGCCTGCGCCCGGTGGTGCAGAACGTCCCGTGGCCCCGGGACATGACCACCTCCATGACGCCGGACCAGGTCTCGTCCCTCGCTGCCCGCGTCGGGGCCGAGATGCGCGCCGCCGGCGTGAACGTCGACCTGGCACCGGTGCTCGACGTGGACAGCGGAGTTGGTCCCGACGCGTCCGATCCCGACGGCCGGCGGTCTTTCAGCGGCACGGCCACCACCGCCGCGGCCTACGGGCTGGCCTTCTCGGCCGGTCTACGGACCGCGGGAGTCGTCCCGGTGGCCAAGCACTTTCCCGGCCTCGGCGGATCGTCGGGAAACACGGACAACGGTCCCGCGTCGACCCAGCCCATCTCGGATCTGCGAGCCACCGGGCTGCAGCCGTTCCGGGCGGCCATCGCCGGCGGCGCGCCCGCCGTCATGGTCGCCAACGCCTCCGTGCCGGGCCTGACCACCCGGCCCGCCTCCGTGTCGAGCGCCGTGATCCAGGCCCTGCTCCGGAACGAGCTCGGCTTCCGGGGCCTGGTGATGACCGACAGCCTCTCGGCCGGCGCGATGAGGGCAGCGGGCTACGACGTCCCCGGCGCGACCGTGGCGGCGGTCGAGGCCGGCGCCGACATGGTCCTGTTCGGGTCGACGCTGACCCCCGCTGACACGGCGCAGCTGGACCCCCGGGCGGTGGCCGCCACGACCGCCGCCATCGCCCGGGCGGTCACGGCCGCCGTCGACGGAGGTCGGCTCCCGGTGGCGCGGCTCAGAGAGGCAGCCGGCCGGGTGCTGGCGCTGCGGGGTGCAGCTCTGTGCGGACGGTGAGCGGCTAGGCGCGCTTGAGAGGGGCCCACGCCAAGAGCAGCCGCTTCTCCCCGATCCCGGGAAAGCGGACCAGCGCCTCGGCCTTGTCACCCTGGCCCACGATCTCGATGACGACGCCCTCCCCCCACTTGCCGTGCACCACGTCGTCACCGGCGCGGAGGCCGAGGCCCTCAGCGCCCTTGGTCCGGGCTGGGGTCGAGCCGGCGCGGATGGCGGCGTCCACCAGGCGCTCGCGGCCCCTGGCCCCGGAACCGCCGGCCCCGTAGCCGCCCGACGCCGACGATCGGCCCGGCACCCCGGAGCCGATGGTGGACCCGATCGGCTGCACCAGGGCCTCGGGGACCTCGGATAGGAAACGGCTGGGCGGGTTGTACTGGGCCCCACCCCAGATCACCCGGCAGAAGGCGTGGGTCAGGTACAGCCGCTCCCGCGCCCTGGTGATGGCCACGTAGCAGAGCCGGCGCTCCTCCTCCATCTCGTCGGGCTCCCCGATCGAGCGCTGGTGCGGGAACACCCCCTCCTCCATGCCGGCGATGAACACGACCGGGAACTCCAGGCCCTTGGCCGTGTGCACGGTCATCAGGCTGACCGACGTCTGGTCGTCACTCAGCTCGTCGGTGTCGGCCACCAGGCTCACCGCCTCGAGGAAGGCGTCGAGATCCTGGTTCTCCTCGGCCACCCCGACCAGCTCGTTGATGTTCTCGATGCGGCCGACCGCCTCGATGGTGCGCTCCGCCTCGAGCTCGGCCACGTATCCGGTCGAGTCAATGACCGCCCGCAGCACCGCCCCGGGCCCATCGGAGATCCGCTCCCGCAGCCGGGCCAGCAGCTCGTTGAACTGGTGGATGCCCGACAGCGCCTTCCCGGTGACTCCGGCCTCGTCGGCGTGCAGCAGCCCCTCGGCGAAGGAGAGCCCCCGGGCCCGGGCCCAGCTGTCGATGCGCCCGACGCTGGTGTCCCCCACCCCGCGGCGGGGCATGTTGATGATCCGCTTGAACGAGATCTCGTCGGTCGGGTTGGCCACCGCCCGCAGGTAGGCGAGCAGGTCCTTGATCTCCCTCCGGTCGTAGAACCGGGTGCCACCGATCACCTTGTAGGGGATCTGGCGGCGCACCAGCTCCTCCTCCAGCACCCGGCTCTGGGCGTTGGTGCGGTAGAAGATGGCGAAGTCCCCGTACCTGTGGTCCTCGTGGGCGTGGAGCCGGTCGATCTCCTGGGTGATCCATCCCGCCTCGTCGTGCTCGTCCTGGGCCTCGTAGCGGGTGATCGGCTCCCCGCCGATCTGGTCCGTCCAGAGCGCCTTCGGCTTGCGCTGGAGGTTGTTGGCGATGACCGCATTGGCGGCGTCGAGGATCGTCTGGGTCGAGCGGTAGTTCTGCTCGAGCAGGATCACAGTCGTGTCAGGAAAGCTGTTCTCGAACTCGAGGATGTTCCGCATATCA
Above is a genomic segment from Acidimicrobiales bacterium containing:
- a CDS encoding AlkA N-terminal domain-containing protein, encoding MIEDFDRCYRAVQSKDPRFDGWFFTAVTSTGIYCRPSCPAMTPRQSNVRFYPTAAAAQQAGFRACKRCRPDAAPGSPEWDSRADVVARAMRLIADGTVDREGVPGLASALGYSTRQVERLLQAELGAGPVAVARAQRAQTARVLIEGSGLGMADVAFAAGFSSIRQFNDTVRAVFATTPTELRRRGGQRDGQRDGQRGGQRGGSRRPTGTPAAPSHVAVPQTIDLRLPFRRPLCPDNLFGHLAATAVPGVEEVRDGAYRRTLRLPHGPGVAALRPRPDHVSCRLALTDLRDLTTAVARCRRLLDLDADPEAVEEALCADPALQAVVRKAPGRRVPRTVDEAEMALRAVIGQQVSTASARTHAGRLVVAHGTPVDDPDGGLTHLFPEPGAVAEAGGAALLGPARRRDTLVALAVALASDTVDLGPGCDRDRARAALGAMPGLGPWTVEIVAMRAFGDPDAFPTGDLG
- a CDS encoding glycoside hydrolase family 3 N-terminal domain-containing protein, translated to MPSLDFNLPELHGVLASGVGGVLFLGTAPAPGDLGAIVGRANATSPAGVGLLLMADEEGGGIQRLRPVVQNVPWPRDMTTSMTPDQVSSLAARVGAEMRAAGVNVDLAPVLDVDSGVGPDASDPDGRRSFSGTATTAAAYGLAFSAGLRTAGVVPVAKHFPGLGGSSGNTDNGPASTQPISDLRATGLQPFRAAIAGGAPAVMVANASVPGLTTRPASVSSAVIQALLRNELGFRGLVMTDSLSAGAMRAAGYDVPGATVAAVEAGADMVLFGSTLTPADTAQLDPRAVAATTAAIARAVTAAVDGGRLPVARLREAAGRVLALRGAALCGR
- the pcrA gene encoding DNA helicase PcrA, with the protein product MPDTEPDAPVTAEEHDFGPEARPPRVDLLVGLNTAQRDAVLHESGPLLILAGAGSGKTRVLTHRIAHLIRERGASPFSVLAITFTNKAADEMRGRVEALVGPVARRMWVSTFHSACVRILRREAGRLGYKTSFTIYDQADAVRLTGYVIRDLGLDPKRFPPRSVHAIISAAKNELVDFETYRSRALTIFDRKVAEVYTEYQRRLLAASAMDFDDILVVTVNVMQAFPDVLEHWRGRFGHILVDEYQDTNVAQNQLVLLLANEHRNVCVVGDGDQSVYRFRGADMRNILEFENSFPDTTVILLEQNYRSTQTILDAANAVIANNLQRKPKALWTDQIGGEPITRYEAQDEHDEAGWITQEIDRLHAHEDHRYGDFAIFYRTNAQSRVLEEELVRRQIPYKVIGGTRFYDRREIKDLLAYLRAVANPTDEISFKRIINMPRRGVGDTSVGRIDSWARARGLSFAEGLLHADEAGVTGKALSGIHQFNELLARLRERISDGPGAVLRAVIDSTGYVAELEAERTIEAVGRIENINELVGVAEENQDLDAFLEAVSLVADTDELSDDQTSVSLMTVHTAKGLEFPVVFIAGMEEGVFPHQRSIGEPDEMEEERRLCYVAITRARERLYLTHAFCRVIWGGAQYNPPSRFLSEVPEALVQPIGSTIGSGVPGRSSASGGYGAGGSGARGRERLVDAAIRAGSTPARTKGAEGLGLRAGDDVVHGKWGEGVVIEIVGQGDKAEALVRFPGIGEKRLLLAWAPLKRA